A window of the Streptococcus sp. 116-D4 genome harbors these coding sequences:
- a CDS encoding peptide ABC transporter substrate-binding protein, whose translation MKMSKAKYATLAGVVLGAGIMLSACGNSASSSKTYNYVYSSDPSSLNYLAENRATTNDIVTNLVDGLMENDQYGNYVPSLAEDWTVSQDGLTYTYKLRKDMKWYTSEEEEYAPVTAQDFVTGLKYAADKKSEALYLVQESVAGLDDYITGKTSDFSTVGVKALDDQTVQYTLTRPESYWNSKTTSTILFPVNADFLKSKGDDFGKVDPSSILYNGPFLMKSFVSKSVIEFKKNPNYWDAKNVFVDDVKLAYYDGSDQDALARNFVEGAYSYARLYPNSSSFEGIKEKNKDNIIYSLQNATSYFLNFNLDRKSYKFTSKTSDAEKKSTQEAVLNKNFRQAINFAYDRTAYGAQSQGEDGATKILRNLVVPPNFVSINGKDFGEVVASKMVNYGKEWQGINFADAQDPYYNAEKAKAKFAEAKKELQAKGVQFPIHLDMTVDQAAKKGVQEANSMKQSIEAALGAENVVIDIQQLSTEDFDNTSYLAQTAAQKDYDLYNGGWSADYQDPSSYLDIFNINSGGVLQNLGLEPGEANDKAKAVGLDVYTQMLEEANKEQDPAKRYEKYADAQAWLVDSSLAIPNVSLGGTPTLRKTVPFSSPYSLAGNKGVESYKYLKVQDKTVTKDEYEKAKEKWLKEKEESNKKAQEELAKHVK comes from the coding sequence ATGAAAATGTCTAAGGCAAAGTATGCAACTCTGGCAGGTGTCGTGTTAGGCGCAGGTATTATGTTGAGTGCATGTGGGAATTCAGCTAGTTCATCTAAAACATACAACTATGTTTATTCTAGCGATCCATCTAGTTTGAACTATCTAGCAGAAAACCGTGCAACGACCAATGATATTGTGACTAATCTGGTAGATGGTCTCATGGAAAATGACCAATACGGTAACTACGTTCCATCCTTAGCAGAGGATTGGACTGTTTCTCAGGATGGTTTGACCTATACCTACAAACTTCGTAAGGATATGAAGTGGTATACTTCAGAAGAGGAAGAATATGCTCCTGTAACTGCCCAAGATTTTGTCACTGGTTTGAAATATGCGGCTGATAAAAAATCAGAAGCCTTGTACTTAGTGCAAGAATCCGTTGCTGGTTTAGATGACTATATCACTGGTAAAACAAGCGACTTTTCAACTGTCGGAGTTAAGGCTCTTGATGACCAAACTGTTCAATATACCTTGACACGACCAGAATCTTATTGGAACTCAAAAACAACTTCAACCATTCTCTTCCCAGTCAATGCAGATTTCTTGAAATCAAAAGGGGATGATTTTGGGAAGGTAGACCCATCTAGCATTTTGTATAATGGACCTTTCTTGATGAAATCCTTTGTTTCAAAATCTGTCATCGAATTCAAGAAAAATCCTAACTACTGGGATGCTAAAAATGTCTTTGTAGATGATGTCAAATTGGCCTATTATGATGGTAGTGACCAAGATGCACTGGCTCGTAACTTTGTCGAGGGGGCTTATAGCTACGCTCGTCTTTATCCAAATAGTTCAAGCTTTGAAGGGATTAAAGAAAAGAATAAGGACAATATCATCTATAGCTTGCAAAATGCAACTTCTTACTTCTTAAACTTCAATTTAGATAGAAAATCTTATAAATTCACTTCAAAAACAAGTGATGCTGAAAAGAAATCGACTCAGGAAGCGGTTCTTAACAAAAACTTTCGTCAAGCCATCAACTTTGCCTATGACCGTACAGCTTACGGGGCTCAATCTCAGGGAGAAGATGGTGCAACTAAGATTTTGCGTAACTTGGTTGTTCCTCCAAACTTTGTAAGTATCAACGGAAAAGACTTTGGTGAAGTAGTAGCCTCTAAGATGGTCAATTATGGTAAGGAATGGCAAGGAATCAACTTTGCAGATGCTCAAGATCCATACTACAATGCTGAAAAAGCCAAGGCTAAATTTGCTGAAGCTAAGAAAGAACTCCAAGCTAAAGGAGTCCAATTCCCTATCCACTTGGACATGACAGTTGACCAAGCTGCTAAAAAGGGTGTCCAAGAGGCAAATTCTATGAAGCAATCTATTGAAGCAGCCTTAGGTGCAGAAAATGTTGTAATTGATATTCAACAACTTTCTACTGAAGACTTTGATAATACAAGCTATTTGGCTCAGACTGCAGCTCAGAAGGATTACGATCTATACAACGGTGGCTGGAGCGCAGACTATCAAGATCCATCAAGCTACCTTGATATTTTTAATATTAATTCTGGTGGAGTGTTGCAAAATCTAGGTTTAGAGCCGGGTGAAGCCAATGACAAAGCCAAGGCTGTTGGACTAGATGTCTACACTCAAATGTTGGAAGAAGCTAATAAGGAGCAAGATCCGGCTAAACGTTATGAAAAATATGCGGATGCCCAAGCTTGGTTGGTAGATAGCTCTCTAGCAATTCCAAATGTTTCACTAGGCGGAACACCAACATTGAGAAAAACAGTTCCATTCTCTTCACCGTATTCATTGGCTGGTAATAAAGGGGTTGAATCATATAAATACCTCAAAGTACAAGATAAGACAGTCACAAAAGATGAATATGAAAAAGCCAAAGAAAAATGGCTGAAAGAAAAAGAAGAATCCAATAAAAAAGCCCAAGAAGAATTGGCAA
- a CDS encoding putative polysaccharide biosynthesis protein yields the protein MSNENNHQQAQMLRGTAWLTASNFISRLLGAIYIIPWYIWMGSYAAKANGLFTMGYNIYAWFLLVSTAGIPVAVAKQVAKYNTMQEEEHSFALIRSFLGFMTGLGLVFALVLYLFAPWLADLSGVGKELIPIMQSLAWAVLIFPSMSVIRGFFQGMNNLKPYAMSQIAEQVIRVIWMLLATFIIMKLGSGDYLAAVTQSTFAAFVGMVASFAVLLYFLYKEGMLQKVFETRDKIDSKHLLMDTIKEAIPFILTGSAIQLFQILDQMTFINSMKWFTNYSNEDLVVMFSYFSANPNKITMILISVGVSIGSVGLPLLTENYVKGDLSAAARLVQDSLTMLFLFLLPATIGVVMVGEPLYTVFYGKPDGLAMGLFIFAVLQSTILGLYMVLSPMLQAMFRNRKAVLYFIYGSIAKLVLQLPTIALFHSYGPLISTTIGLIIPNVLMYRDICKVTGVKRKVILKRTILISLLTLFMFLVVGTFQWILGFVFQPSGRLWSFLYVALVGAMGGGVYGVMSLRTRLLDKVIGKAQADRLRIKLKLT from the coding sequence ATGTCTAACGAAAACAATCACCAGCAGGCTCAGATGTTACGGGGGACTGCTTGGCTAACGGCTAGTAACTTTATCAGTCGCCTGCTCGGGGCCATTTATATCATCCCTTGGTATATCTGGATGGGGTCTTATGCGGCTAAGGCAAATGGTCTCTTTACCATGGGTTACAATATCTATGCTTGGTTCTTGTTGGTTTCGACAGCAGGTATTCCTGTTGCAGTCGCAAAGCAGGTTGCCAAGTATAACACCATGCAAGAAGAAGAGCATAGTTTTGCTCTGATTCGAAGTTTCCTGGGCTTTATGACTGGACTAGGTCTTGTCTTTGCTTTGGTCTTATATCTCTTTGCGCCTTGGTTGGCAGATCTTTCTGGTGTCGGTAAGGAACTCATCCCCATTATGCAAAGTCTAGCTTGGGCTGTCTTGATATTCCCTTCTATGAGTGTTATCCGTGGATTTTTCCAAGGGATGAATAATCTCAAGCCTTACGCTATGAGCCAAATCGCTGAGCAGGTTATCCGAGTTATTTGGATGCTCTTAGCAACCTTTATCATCATGAAGCTTGGTTCGGGAGACTATCTAGCAGCAGTCACCCAGTCTACCTTTGCAGCCTTTGTGGGAATGGTAGCTAGTTTCGCAGTCTTACTTTATTTCCTATATAAAGAAGGAATGCTTCAAAAGGTCTTTGAAACACGAGATAAGATTGATAGCAAACACCTGTTAATGGATACGATTAAGGAAGCAATTCCATTTATCCTGACAGGGTCTGCTATCCAGCTTTTCCAGATTTTGGACCAGATGACCTTTATCAATAGTATGAAGTGGTTTACCAACTACAGTAATGAAGATTTAGTTGTCATGTTTTCTTATTTCTCTGCCAATCCTAATAAAATCACCATGATTCTCATTTCTGTTGGAGTTTCGATTGGTAGTGTAGGATTACCTCTCTTGACAGAGAACTATGTCAAGGGGGATTTGTCAGCAGCGGCTCGCCTAGTCCAAGATAGCCTCACCATGCTCTTCTTATTTTTACTGCCGGCAACAATTGGAGTGGTCATGGTAGGGGAGCCTCTTTATACAGTCTTTTACGGTAAGCCAGATGGATTGGCTATGGGCTTATTTATCTTTGCGGTCTTGCAATCAACAATTCTAGGCTTGTACATGGTCTTGTCACCAATGCTTCAAGCTATGTTTCGAAATCGCAAGGCAGTTCTCTATTTTATCTATGGTTCCATTGCCAAACTGGTCTTGCAACTGCCAACCATCGCTCTCTTCCACAGTTATGGACCTTTGATTTCTACAACCATCGGTCTCATCATTCCTAATGTTTTGATGTATCGGGATATTTGCAAGGTAACTGGTGTCAAGCGCAAGGTGATTTTGAAACGAACCATTTTAATCAGTTTGTTAACTCTTTTCATGTTTCTAGTAGTTGGGACATTCCAGTGGATTTTAGGATTTGTCTTCCAACCAAGTGGACGTTTGTGGAGTTTTCTATATGTAGCCCTTGTTGGTGCCATGGGTGGGGGTGTTTATGGAGTTATGAGTCTCCGTACCCGTTTGTTGGATAAGGTGATCGGAAAAGCTCAAGCAGATCGCTTACGAATCAAATTAAAGTTAACTTAA
- a CDS encoding UDP-N-acetylmuramoyl-L-alanyl-D-glutamate--L-lysine ligase — MIKIENVLDILKKDDLFREIIDQGHYHYNYSDVIFDSISYDSRKTQENSLFFAKGATFKKEFILSAIAQGLGWYVAEQDYEVGIPVIIVSDIKKAMSLIAMEFYGNPQKKLKLLAFTGTKGKTTAAYFAYNILNQKHRPAMLSTMNTTLDGKTFFKSALTTPESIDLFDMMAQAVDNGRTHLIMEVSSQAYLVKRVYGLTFDVGVFLNISPDHIGPIEHPTFEDYFYHKRLLMKNSRAVVINSDMDHFSVLKEQVENQEHDFYGSQSSNQIENSKAFSFSATGKLAGDYDIQLIGHFNQENAVAAGLACLRLGASLEDIKKGIATTRVPGRMEVLTQKNGAKVFIDYAHNGDSLKKLISVVETHQTGKIALVLGSTGNKGESRRKDFGLLLNQHPEIQVFLTADDPNHEDPMAIADEISSYINHPVEKIADREQAIKAAMSVTDQELDAVIIAGKGADCYQIVQGKKEAYPGDAAVAENYL, encoded by the coding sequence ATGATAAAGATTGAAAACGTATTAGATATTTTAAAGAAAGATGATCTCTTCCGTGAGATTATCGACCAAGGACATTACCACTACAACTACAGCGATGTTATTTTTGACAGTATCAGTTACGATAGCCGAAAAACACAAGAAAATAGCCTCTTTTTTGCAAAAGGAGCTACCTTTAAAAAAGAATTTATCCTTTCGGCAATCGCACAAGGACTTGGTTGGTATGTAGCGGAACAGGACTATGAAGTAGGTATTCCCGTTATTATCGTTAGCGATATTAAGAAAGCCATGAGTTTGATCGCCATGGAGTTTTATGGCAACCCTCAGAAGAAACTAAAACTCCTTGCTTTCACTGGAACTAAAGGAAAAACTACGGCAGCTTACTTTGCTTACAACATCTTAAATCAAAAACACCGTCCAGCTATGTTGTCAACAATGAACACTACCTTGGACGGTAAAACTTTCTTCAAATCTGCTCTGACAACTCCTGAAAGTATTGACCTTTTTGACATGATGGCCCAGGCTGTTGATAATGGAAGAACCCACCTCATCATGGAAGTATCCAGTCAAGCCTACTTGGTCAAGCGAGTCTACGGTCTAACCTTTGATGTAGGAGTTTTTCTCAATATCAGTCCTGACCATATTGGTCCTATTGAGCATCCAACCTTTGAAGACTACTTCTACCACAAGCGTCTCTTGATGAAAAATAGCCGAGCAGTTGTCATTAATAGCGATATGGACCACTTCTCTGTTCTAAAAGAACAAGTTGAGAATCAAGAGCATGACTTCTACGGTAGCCAGTCAAGTAACCAAATCGAGAACTCCAAAGCCTTTAGCTTCTCAGCAACGGGTAAACTCGCTGGAGATTATGATATTCAACTCATTGGACACTTCAACCAAGAAAATGCAGTCGCTGCTGGACTTGCCTGCCTTCGTTTAGGTGCTAGTCTTGAAGATATCAAAAAAGGGATTGCTACTACTCGTGTTCCGGGACGTATGGAAGTTCTCACTCAGAAAAATGGCGCAAAAGTTTTCATTGACTACGCCCACAATGGTGACAGTCTGAAAAAACTAATCTCTGTGGTTGAAACACATCAGACAGGAAAAATTGCTCTAGTACTTGGTTCAACTGGAAATAAGGGAGAAAGCCGTCGTAAGGACTTTGGCCTCCTCCTCAATCAGCACCCTGAAATTCAAGTCTTTCTAACGGCTGATGATCCAAACCACGAAGATCCAATGGCTATTGCAGATGAAATCAGTAGCTACATCAACCATCCTGTTGAGAAGATTGCCGACCGTGAGCAAGCTATCAAGGCTGCAATGTCTGTTACAGATCAAGAACTGGATGCTGTGATAATTGCTGGTAAGGGAGCCGACTGCTACCAAATCGTTCAAGGCAAGAAAGAAGCCTATCCAGGAGATGCAGCTGTCGCAGAAAATTATTTATAA
- a CDS encoding CsbD family protein: MSLENKLEQATGTVKEGVGKVTGDNNTEAEGAVEKTVAKAKEVAEDAKGAVEGAVEGLKNAFK, from the coding sequence ATGTCACTTGAAAACAAATTGGAACAAGCAACAGGAACTGTCAAAGAAGGAGTTGGTAAGGTTACTGGAGATAACAATACTGAAGCAGAAGGCGCTGTAGAAAAGACAGTTGCTAAGGCAAAAGAAGTAGCTGAAGATGCTAAAGGTGCTGTAGAAGGTGCCGTTGAAGGTTTGAAAAACGCTTTTAAATAA
- a CDS encoding DUF1803 domain-containing protein, whose translation MIQIFNPSRLTRQPFFGELIRYLDQHEDVILREIKANFPDVAVDKLMEEYIKAGLILRENKRYYLNLPMLESLDSLELDQEIFVKENSPVYQALLEQSFETELRNQTNAAILLEQTDFARTKMTLSNYFYKVKHQYPLTEKQQELYAILGDVNPEYALKYMTTFLLKFLKKDQLMQKRRDIFVDSLVVLGYIVQNEDGKYELAIDFDKDRLTFYLA comes from the coding sequence ATGATTCAGATTTTTAATCCATCTCGTTTGACGAGACAGCCATTTTTTGGAGAATTAATCCGCTATCTGGACCAGCATGAGGATGTGATTTTGCGGGAAATTAAGGCTAATTTTCCAGATGTAGCAGTTGACAAACTCATGGAAGAGTATATAAAGGCAGGCTTGATTCTACGAGAAAATAAGCGTTATTACCTTAATCTTCCTATGCTTGAATCACTTGATAGTCTTGAACTGGATCAAGAGATTTTTGTTAAAGAAAATAGTCCAGTCTATCAAGCTTTGTTGGAGCAGAGTTTTGAGACGGAATTGCGCAATCAAACCAATGCAGCTATTTTACTTGAACAGACAGACTTTGCGCGAACCAAAATGACCCTATCCAATTATTTCTACAAGGTCAAACATCAGTATCCTTTGACAGAAAAACAACAGGAACTTTATGCTATTTTGGGAGATGTCAATCCTGAGTATGCTCTCAAATATATGACGACTTTTTTGTTGAAATTTCTCAAAAAAGACCAGCTTATGCAGAAACGCCGTGATATCTTTGTGGACAGTTTAGTTGTTCTAGGTTATATTGTCCAAAATGAAGATGGAAAGTATGAGTTGGCTATTGATTTTGATAAGGACAGATTAACTTTCTACTTGGCCTGA
- a CDS encoding YiiX/YebB-like N1pC/P60 family cysteine hydrolase has translation MLENGDLIFVRDESDMGQAIQTSTGNYNHVAIYLDGMIYHASGQAGVVCQEPDDFFESNYLYDIYVYPEMDIQSVKGKACKHLGAPYNASFYPDGAAFYCSQYIAEILPIFETIPMKFGNGKQEISDFWREYYRELGLPVPLNQAGTNPSQLAASPLLECKERNLHDSDF, from the coding sequence ATGTTAGAAAATGGCGATTTGATTTTTGTGAGAGATGAGTCAGATATGGGACAGGCCATCCAGACTTCCACAGGTAACTATAACCATGTTGCGATTTATTTGGATGGGATGATTTACCATGCTAGTGGACAGGCTGGTGTTGTCTGTCAAGAACCGGATGACTTCTTTGAGTCCAATTACTTGTACGACATTTATGTCTACCCAGAAATGGATATCCAGTCTGTGAAGGGAAAGGCTTGCAAACATCTAGGAGCTCCCTACAATGCTTCTTTCTATCCAGATGGAGCTGCTTTCTACTGTTCCCAGTATATAGCAGAAATCCTACCTATTTTTGAAACCATTCCCATGAAATTTGGAAATGGAAAACAGGAGATTAGTGATTTTTGGAGGGAGTATTATAGAGAACTAGGTTTGCCTGTTCCTCTAAACCAAGCTGGGACCAATCCCAGTCAGTTGGCTGCATCGCCTCTGTTAGAATGTAAAGAAAGGAATCTTCATGATTCAGATTTTTAA
- a CDS encoding manganese-dependent inorganic pyrophosphatase, translated as MSKILVFGHQNPDSDAIGSSVAFAYLAKEAYGLDTEAVALGTPNEETAFVLNYFGVEAPRVITSAKAEGAEQVILTDHNEFQQSVSDIAEVEVYGVVDHHRVANFETASPLYMRLEPVGSASSIVYRMFKEHGVTVPKEIAGLMLSGLISDTLLLKSPTTHPTDTIIAPELAELAGVNLEEYGLAMLKAGTNLASKSAEELIDIDAKTFELNGNNVRVAQVNTVDIAEVLERQAEIEAAMQAANAANGYSDFVLMITDIVNSNSEILALGANMGKVEAAFNFKLENNHAFLAGAVSRKKQVVPQLTEIFNA; from the coding sequence ATGTCTAAGATTCTAGTATTTGGTCACCAAAATCCAGACTCAGATGCCATTGGGTCATCTGTAGCCTTTGCCTACCTTGCAAAAGAAGCTTATGGTTTGGATACAGAAGCTGTTGCCCTTGGAACTCCAAATGAAGAAACAGCTTTCGTCTTGAACTATTTTGGTGTAGAAGCACCGCGTGTTATCACTTCTGCTAAAGCAGAAGGTGCAGAGCAAGTTATCCTGACTGACCACAATGAATTCCAACAATCTGTATCAGATATCGCTGAAGTAGAAGTTTATGGTGTTGTGGACCACCACCGTGTGGCTAACTTTGAAACTGCAAGCCCACTCTATATGCGTTTGGAGCCAGTTGGTTCAGCGTCTTCAATCGTTTATCGTATGTTCAAAGAACATGGTGTGACTGTGCCTAAAGAGATTGCTGGTTTGATGCTTTCAGGTTTGATTTCAGATACTCTTCTTTTGAAATCACCAACAACACACCCAACAGATACAATCATTGCTCCTGAATTGGCTGAATTGGCTGGTGTAAACTTGGAAGAGTACGGTCTTGCAATGCTCAAGGCTGGTACAAACTTAGCTAGCAAATCTGCTGAAGAATTGATTGACATTGATGCTAAGACTTTTGAATTGAACGGAAATAATGTCCGTGTTGCTCAAGTAAACACAGTTGACATCGCTGAAGTATTGGAACGCCAAGCAGAAATTGAAGCTGCAATGCAAGCTGCTAACGCAGCAAACGGCTACTCTGACTTTGTCTTGATGATTACAGATATCGTCAACTCAAACTCGGAAATCTTGGCGCTTGGTGCTAATATGGGCAAGGTCGAAGCGGCTTTCAACTTCAAACTTGAAAACAACCATGCTTTCCTTGCTGGTGCCGTTTCACGTAAGAAACAAGTGGTCCCTCAATTGACTGAAATCTTTAATGCTTAA
- a CDS encoding GIY-YIG nuclease family protein has translation MDHKAYMYVVECCDGTYYTGYTTDVKKRIAVHNSGKGAKYTRARLPVKLIYVEGFDSKEEALSAEALLKRKKRPQKEQFLSENQDRNLLSYFEE, from the coding sequence ATGGATCATAAGGCTTACATGTATGTGGTAGAGTGTTGTGATGGGACCTACTATACCGGCTATACAACGGATGTCAAAAAAAGAATCGCCGTTCACAATAGTGGGAAGGGAGCCAAGTACACACGAGCACGCTTGCCAGTAAAACTTATCTATGTAGAAGGTTTCGATAGTAAAGAAGAAGCCCTGTCAGCCGAAGCCCTTCTGAAACGTAAAAAGAGACCACAGAAGGAGCAATTTTTATCTGAAAATCAAGATAGAAATTTACTCAGTTATTTTGAAGAGTAG
- a CDS encoding tRNA1(Val) (adenine(37)-N6)-methyltransferase, whose protein sequence is MEEEQLLKSGERINQLFSTDIKIIQNREVFSYSVDSVLLSRFPRFPKKGLIVDFCAGNGAVGLFASTRTQAQILAVEIQERLADMAERSVRLNGLEEQMEVICDDLKNMPSRIQGSKVDMILCNPPYFKVDPHSNLNESEHYLLARHEITTNLQEICRSAQSILKSNGRLAMVHRPDRLLDILDSLQRHNLAPKRLQFVYPKREKEANMLLIEAIKDGSTSGFKVLPPLIVHNDDGSYTPEIQEIYYGS, encoded by the coding sequence ATGGAAGAAGAACAATTATTAAAATCGGGGGAGCGCATTAACCAGCTCTTTTCGACAGATATCAAAATCATTCAAAATAGAGAGGTTTTTAGCTATTCGGTGGATAGTGTTCTCTTGTCACGTTTTCCACGTTTCCCTAAGAAGGGCTTGATTGTGGATTTCTGTGCCGGGAATGGAGCAGTGGGGCTATTTGCTAGCACTCGGACTCAGGCACAGATTTTGGCTGTTGAGATTCAGGAGCGTTTGGCAGATATGGCTGAACGCTCTGTCCGTTTGAATGGTTTGGAAGAGCAGATGGAGGTCATCTGTGATGATTTGAAAAATATGCCTTCTCGTATACAGGGAAGTAAGGTAGATATGATTTTGTGTAATCCACCCTATTTCAAGGTGGATCCTCATTCCAATTTGAACGAGAGCGAACATTATCTCTTGGCGCGCCATGAAATCACGACCAACTTGCAGGAAATCTGTCGTAGTGCCCAGAGTATTCTCAAGTCTAATGGGCGTTTGGCCATGGTTCATCGTCCTGATCGACTTTTAGATATCTTGGACAGCTTGCAACGGCATAATCTAGCCCCTAAGCGCCTGCAGTTTGTTTATCCAAAAAGAGAAAAGGAAGCTAATATGCTTTTGATTGAGGCTATCAAGGATGGCTCAACAAGCGGTTTTAAGGTTCTGCCACCACTCATTGTTCATAATGACGATGGTTCCTATACTCCAGAAATTCAAGAGATTTACTATGGATCATAA
- a CDS encoding S1 RNA-binding domain-containing protein, producing MKIGDKLKGRITGIQPYGAFVELETGDTGLIHISEIRTGFIENIQETLKIDEEVQVQVVDLDEFTGKASLSIRTLEEEKHQFPRRRRFSSDRFNYGFAPLKRMMPIWTKEALQHLKNQKH from the coding sequence ATGAAAATCGGTGATAAACTAAAGGGCCGTATTACTGGGATTCAGCCCTACGGGGCCTTTGTTGAACTAGAGACGGGTGATACGGGGCTGATTCACATTTCAGAGATTCGGACTGGCTTTATTGAAAATATCCAAGAAACCTTGAAAATCGATGAGGAGGTTCAAGTTCAAGTAGTGGATTTAGATGAATTTACAGGGAAAGCTAGTCTTTCTATCCGCACTTTGGAGGAAGAAAAGCACCAGTTTCCGAGACGGAGACGCTTTTCAAGCGACCGCTTTAACTATGGTTTTGCTCCTCTCAAACGAATGATGCCAATTTGGACTAAGGAAGCCCTTCAACATTTGAAGAATCAGAAGCACTAG
- a CDS encoding bifunctional Cof-type HAD-IIB family hydrolase/peptidylprolyl isomerase — MDAKLRYKAKKIKIVFFDIDDTLRNSKTGFIPASIPTVFKQLREKGILTGIASGRGIFGVVPEIRDLKPDFFVTLNGAYIEDKKGQVIYQHQIEKSDVEEYISWAKQEGIEYGLVGSHDAKLSARTEMISEAINPIYPDLDVDPDFHEKVDIYQMWTFEDKGDDLHLPDSLSDKLRMVRWHQHSSDIVPISGSKATGVEKVVEHLGLKPENVMVFGDGLNDLELFDYAGISITMGVSHEKIKEKADYITKTLEEDGIFDALEGFGMVEKELHFPQVDIETAEGPIATIKTNHGDLRIKLFPEHAPKTVANFVALSKDGYYDGVIFHRIIKDFMIQGGDPTGTGMGGESIYGESFEDEFSEELYNIRGALSMANAGPNTNGSQFFIVQNQHLPYSKKEIARGGWPEPIAEIYANQGGTPHLDRRHTVFGQLADEASYAVLDAIAAVETGAMDKPVEDVVIKTIEIED; from the coding sequence ATGGATGCCAAATTAAGATATAAGGCAAAGAAAATCAAGATTGTCTTTTTTGATATTGATGATACATTGCGGAATTCAAAGACAGGTTTTATTCCAGCTTCAATCCCAACTGTTTTTAAGCAATTACGTGAGAAAGGAATTTTAACAGGAATTGCTTCTGGACGTGGGATTTTTGGTGTCGTTCCGGAGATTCGTGATCTCAAGCCTGACTTTTTTGTAACTTTGAATGGGGCTTATATCGAAGATAAAAAAGGTCAGGTCATTTATCAGCATCAGATTGAGAAGTCAGATGTTGAGGAGTATATCTCTTGGGCTAAGCAAGAAGGAATTGAGTATGGCTTGGTTGGGAGTCATGATGCCAAACTCTCCGCTCGAACTGAGATGATCAGTGAGGCTATCAATCCAATTTACCCTGATTTGGATGTGGATCCTGACTTCCATGAAAAAGTAGATATCTATCAGATGTGGACTTTTGAAGATAAGGGAGATGACTTACACTTACCTGACAGTCTCTCAGATAAACTTCGCATGGTTCGTTGGCATCAACATTCGTCTGATATTGTACCGATTTCAGGCTCTAAAGCGACGGGTGTGGAAAAGGTTGTGGAACACCTTGGCTTGAAACCAGAGAACGTCATGGTTTTTGGAGATGGGCTCAACGACTTGGAACTCTTTGATTATGCAGGCATTAGTATCACTATGGGTGTTTCCCATGAAAAAATCAAAGAAAAAGCAGATTATATTACAAAAACATTAGAAGAAGATGGCATTTTTGATGCCTTAGAAGGATTTGGTATGGTAGAAAAAGAATTGCATTTCCCACAAGTAGACATTGAAACAGCAGAAGGTCCTATCGCGACTATTAAGACCAATCACGGAGACTTGCGTATTAAGCTCTTCCCTGAACATGCTCCTAAAACAGTAGCTAACTTTGTAGCTCTTTCAAAAGATGGTTACTATGATGGTGTCATTTTCCATCGTATTATCAAGGACTTTATGATCCAAGGTGGAGACCCAACTGGAACTGGTATGGGTGGCGAGTCAATCTACGGCGAATCATTTGAGGATGAATTCTCAGAAGAACTTTACAATATTCGTGGTGCCCTTTCCATGGCCAATGCTGGTCCAAATACCAACGGCAGCCAGTTCTTTATCGTGCAAAATCAACATTTGCCATATTCTAAGAAAGAGATTGCTCGTGGTGGTTGGCCAGAACCGATTGCGGAAATCTATGCCAACCAAGGAGGAACTCCTCATCTAGACCGCCGTCACACTGTATTTGGTCAGTTAGCTGATGAAGCTTCTTACGCTGTTTTGGATGCCATTGCTGCTGTTGAGACAGGAGCTATGGACAAGCCAGTTGAAGATGTTGTGATTAAAACAATTGAAATCGAGGACTAA